In Aspergillus luchuensis IFO 4308 DNA, chromosome 1, nearly complete sequence, the following are encoded in one genomic region:
- a CDS encoding uncharacterized protein (COG:S;~EggNog:ENOG410PYW1;~InterPro:IPR038814;~TransMembrane:1 (n2-10c18/19o56-73i)): MLFSSLFSSSSSSSTTTPQETPSSTPTTSEPPTTTMTRSPSDEFNPPLPALWTPKTNLKLLLGGLAFFTFSIYSTRRAMNRKFLASIPPYYTSSVYHKPNVSGGAEAFEALHLATMNVLSFGMMGAGGLLYALDINGVEDMRRFVRKGMVEGDGALMRGEDKELEREVEGWVEKVLGEKFGKELQREKERSAAAAAAAAAGAEKKE, from the coding sequence atgctcttctcctctctcttctcctcatcctcctcctcctccaccacaaccccccaagAAACTCCCTCCTCTACACCCACCACTTCCgaaccccccaccaccacaatgaCAAGATCCCCCTCGGACGAATTCAACCCGCCGCTCCCGGCCCTCTGGACGCCCAAAACGAAcctcaagctcctcctcggcggcctcgccttcttcacatTCAGCATCTACAGCACGCGGCGGGCCATGAACCGCAAATTCCTCGCCAGCATCCCACCATACTACACAAGCAGCGTGTACCACAAGCCGAACGTCAGCGGCGGGGCGGAGGCATTCGAGGCGCTGCATCTGGCGACGATGAACGTGCTGTCGTTCGGGATGATGGGTGCGGGAGGGCTTTTGTACGCGCTGGATATCAATGGCGTGGAGGATATGAGGAGGTTCGTGAGGAAGGGCatggtggagggggatggggcgTTGATGCGCGGGGAGGATaaggagttggagagggaggtggaggggtgggTTGAGAAGGTGCTTGGGGAGAAGTTTGGGAAGGAGTtgcagagggagaaggagaggagtgCTGCCgccgcggctgctgctgctgctggggcggagaagaaggagtga